The following proteins come from a genomic window of Prionailurus viverrinus isolate Anna chromosome D1, UM_Priviv_1.0, whole genome shotgun sequence:
- the MYBPC3 gene encoding myosin-binding protein C, cardiac-type, protein MPEPGKKPVSAFSKKPRSVEVAAGSSAVFEAETERSGVKVRWQRGGSDISASDKYGLAAEGTRHTLTVRDVGPADQGPYAVIAGSSKVKFDLKVIEAEKAEPVPGPAPAPTEAPGGSGEALASTTEEEGGSPSPKGSSSTAPDGSGASDDPIGLFVMRPQDGEVTAGGSITFSARVAGASLLKPPTVKWFKGKWVDLSSKVGQHLQLHNSYDRTSKVYLFELHITDAQTTFAGGYRCEVSTKDKFDSCNFSLTVHEAVGPGDLDLRSAFRRTSLAGSGRRISDSHEDAGTLDFSSLLKKRDSFRNLRDPRLEAPAEEDVWEILRQASPSEYERIAFQHGITDLRGMLKRLKGMKRDEKKSTAFQKKLEPAYQVSKGHKIRLTVELADPDAEVKWLKNGQEIQMSGSKYIFESVGAKRTLTISQCSLADDAAYQCVVGGEKCSTELFVKEPPVLITRPLEDQLVMVGQRVEFECEVSEEGAQVKWLKDGVELTREETFKYRFKKDGQRHHLIINEATLEDAGHYALRTSGGQALAELIVQEKKLEVYQSIADLTVGAKDQAVFKCEVSDENVRGVWLKNGKELVPDSRVKVSHIGRVHKLTIDDVTPADEADYSFVPEGFACNLSAKLHFMEVKIDFVPRQEPPKIHLDCPGRKPDTIVVVAGNKLRLDVPISGDPAPTVIWQKTLTQKNKVPAGPSLDAPGEDAGDSDEWVFDKKLLCETEGRVRVETTKDRSIFTVEGAEKEDEGVYVVTVKNPVGEDQVNLTVKVIDVPDPPAAPKISNVGEDSCTVQWEPPAYDGGQPVLGYILERKKKKSFRWMRLNFDLLPELSHEARRMIEGVVYEMRVYAVNAIGMSRPSPASQPFMPIGPPSEPTHLAVEDVSDTTVSLKWRPPERVGAGGLDGYSVEYCREGCSEWVAALEGLTERTSLLVKDLPTGARLLFRVRAHNMAGPGAPIATKEPVTVQEILQRPRLQVPRHLRQTIQRKVGEPVNLLIPFQGKPRPQVTWTKEGQPLAGEEVSIRNSPTDTILFIRAARRAHSGTYEVMLRIENMEDKATLVLRVVDKPSPPQDIRVTEAWGFNVVLEWKPPQDDGNTEILGYTVQKADKKTMEWFTVLEHYRRTHCVVSELIVGNGYYFRVFSHNTVGPSDNAATTKEPVFIPRPGITYEPPNYKALDFSEAPSFTRPLVNRSVIAGYNATLCCAVRGSPKPKVSWFKNGLDLREDARFRMFSKQGVLTLEIRKTCPFDGGVYVCRASNLQGEAQCECRLEVRVPQ, encoded by the exons ATGCCTGAGCCGGGGAAGAAGCCAG TCTCAGCCTTCAGCAAGAAGCCAAGGTCAGTGGAAGTGGCAGCCGGCAGCTCTGCTGTGTTCGAGGCCGAGACAGAGCGGTCAGGAGTAAAGGTGCGCTGGCAGCGGGGGGGCAGTGACATCAGCGCCAGTGACAAGTATGGCCTAGCAGCCGAGGGCACGAGGCACACTCTGACAGTGCGGGACGTGGGCCCCGCCGACCAGGGACCCTACGCAGTCATCGCTGGCTCCTCCAAGGTCAAGTTTGACCTCAAGGTCATAGAAGCAG AGAAGGCAGAGCCTGTGCCgggccctgctcctgcccctaCTGAGGCTCCTGGAGGCTCCGGAGAAGCACTGGCCTCGACCACTGAGGAGGAAGGAGGCTCCCCAAGTCCCAAAG GGTCAAGCTCAACAGCCCCCGATGGCTCTGGTGCCTCTGATGACCCCATCGGCCTCTTCGTGATGCGGCCACAGGATGGCGAGGTGACCGCAG GTGGCAGCATCACCTTCTCAGCCCGCGTGGCCGGCGCCAGCCTCCTGAAACCGCCCACAGTCAAGTGGTTCAAGGGCAAGTGGGTGGACCTGAGCAGCAAGGTGGGCCAACACCTGCAGCTGCACAACAGTTACGACCGGACCAGCAAG GTCTACCTGTTTGAGCTGCACATTACAGATGCCCAGACTACTTTTGCAGGTGGCTACCGCTGTGAGGTTTCCACCAAGGACAAATTTGACAGCTGCAACTTCAGTCTCACTGTCCATG AGGCCGTTGGCCCTGGAGACCTGGACCTCCGATCAGCTTTCCGCCGCAC GAGCCTGGCTGGAAGTGGTCGGCGGATCAG TGACAGCCACGAGGACGCTggaactctggatttcagctcgcTGCTGAAGAAGAG AGA CAGTTTCCGGAACCTAAG GGACCCGAGGCTGGAGGCGCCAGCCGAGGAGGACGTGTGGGAGATCCTGCGGCAGGCATCCCCCTCCGAATATGAGCGCATCGCCTTCCAGCACGGCATCACCGACCTGCGCGGCATGCTCAAGAGGCTCAAGGGCATGAAGCGAGACGAGAAGAAGAGCACAG CCTTTCAGAAGAAGCTGGAGCCCGCCTACCAGGTGAGCAAGGGCCACAAGATCCGGCTGACCGTGGAGCTGGCCGACCCCGACGCCGAGGTCAAGTGGCTGAAGAATGGACAGGAGATCCAGATGAGCGGCAG CAA GTACATCTTCGAGTCCGTGGGTGCCAAGCGCACGCTGACCATCAGCCAGTGCTCGCTGGCCGATGACGCGGCCTACCAGTGCGTGGTGGGCGGGGAGAAGTGCAGCACCGAGCTGTTCGTCAAAG AGCCCCCCGTGCTGATCACTCGGCCCCTGGAAGACCAGCTGGTGATGGTGGGGCAGCGGGTGGAGTTTGAGTGCGAAGTGTCTGAGGAGGGGGCCCAGGTCAAGTG GCTGAAGGATGGGGTGGAGCTGACCAGGGAGGAGACCTTCAAATACCGGTTCAAGAAGGACGGGCAGAGACACCACCTCATCATCAACGAGGCGACGCTGGAGGACGCGGGGCACTACGCGCTGCGCACCAGCGGGGGCCAGGCGCTGGCCGAGCTCATCGTTCAGG AGAAAAAGCTGGAGGTGTACCAGAGCATCGCAGACCTGACCGTGGGTGCAAAGGACCAGGCGGTGTTCAAGTGTGAAGTGTCCGATGAGAACGTGCGGGGCGTGTGGCTGAAGAACGGGAAGGAGCTGGTGCCCGACAGCCGCGTAAAGGTGTCCCACATTGGGCG AGTCCACAAACTGACCATTGACGACGTCACGCCTGCCGACGAGGCGGACTACAGCTTTGTGCCTGAGGGCTTCGCCTGCAACCTGTCAGCGAAACTCCATTTCATGG AGGTCAAGATTGACTTCGTGCCCAGGCAAG AACCACCCAAGATCCACCTGGACTGCCCGGGCCGCAAGCCGGATACCATTGTGGTTGTGGCTGGGAACAAGCTACGCCTGGATGTCCCTATCTCTGGGGACCCTGCTCCCACTGTGATTTGGCAGAAGACCCTCACACAG AAGAACAAGGTCCCAGCAGGGCCATCCCTGGATGCCCCAGGGGAGGATGCAGGTGACAGTGATGAGTGGGTGTTTGACAAGAAG ctgctgtGTGAGACCGAGGGCCGGGTGCGGGTGGAGACCACCAAGGACCGCAGCATCTTCACTGTcgagggggcagagaaggaagacgAGGGTGTCTACGTTGTCACAGTGAAGAACCCCGTGGGCGAGGACCAGGTCAACCTCACAGTCAAGGTCATCG ATGTGCCAGATCCCCCCGCGGCCCCCAAGATCAGCAATGTGGGTGAGGACTCCTGCACCGTGCAGTGGGAGCCGCCTGCCTACGACGGGGGGCAGCCAGTCCTGG GCTACATCCTGGAGCGCAAGAAGAAGAAGAGCTTCCGGTGGATGCGGCTGAACTTCGACCTGCTGCCGGAGCTGAGCCACGAGGCTCGGCGCATGATCGAGGGCGTGGTGTATGAGATGCGAGTCTACGCGGTCAATGCCATCGGCATGtccaggcccagccctgcctcccagcccttcATGCCTATTG GCCCCCCCAGTGAGCCCACCCACCTGGCCGTGGAGGATGTCTCAGACACCACCGTCTCCCTCAAGTGGCGGCCCCCGGAGCGGGTGGGAGCCGGAGGCTTGGATGGCTACAGCGTGGAGTATTGCCGGGAGGGCT GCTCGGAGTGGGTAGCTGCCCTGGAGGGGCTGACAGAACGCACCTCGTTGCTGGTGAAGGACCTGCCCACGGGGGCCCGGCTGCTCTTCCGTGTGCGGGCGCACAATATGGCGGGGCCCGGGGCCCCCATCGCCACCAAGGAGCCCGTGACAGTGCAGGAGATACTGC AGCGGCCACGGCTCCAGGTACCCCGGCACCTGCGCCAGACCATCCAGAGGAAGGTCGGGGAGCCCGTGAACCTCCTCATTCCTTTCCAG GGCAAGCCCCGGCCTCAGGTGACCTGGACCAAAGAGGGGCAGCCACTGGCAGGCGAGGAGGTGAGCATCCGCAACAGCCCCACGGACACCATCCTGTTCATCCGGGCTGCTCGCCGCGCCCACTCTGGCACCTACGAGGTGATGCTGCGGATCGAGAACATGGAGGACAAGGCCACGCTGGTCCTGCGGGTCGTTG ACAAGCCAAGCCCTCCCCAGGATATTCGGGTCACTGAGGCATGGGGTTTCAATGTGGTTCTGGAGTGGAAGCCACCCCAAGATGATGGTAACACAGAGATCTTGGGTTACACAGTACAGAAAGCTGACAAGAAGACCATG GAGTGGTTCACTGTCTTGGAACATTACCGTCGCACTCACTGTGTCGTCTCGGAGCTCATCGTTGGCAACGGCTACTACTTCCGGGTCTTCAGCCATAACACGGTGGGACCCAGTGACAACGCGGCCACCACCAAGGAGCCTGTCTTTATCCCCAGACCAG GCATCACATATGAGCCACCCAACTACAAGGCCCTGGACTTCTCCGAGGCCCCGAGCTTCACTCGCCCTCTGGTGAACCGCTCAGTCATTGCTGGCTACAATGCTACCCTCTGCTGTGCTGTCCGGGGTAGCCCCAAG CCCAAGGTTTCCTGGTTCAAGAATGGCCTGGACCTGAGAGAAGATGCCCGCTTCCGCATGTTCAGCAAGCAGGGAGTGTTGACCTTGGAGATCAGAAAGACCTGCCCCTTTGATGGGGGCGTCTATGTCTGCAGGGCCTCCAACTTACAAGGCGAGGCACAGTGTGAGTGCCGCCTAGAAGTACGAG TGCCTCAGTGA